The proteins below are encoded in one region of Bremerella sp. P1:
- a CDS encoding PVC-type heme-binding CxxCH protein, with amino-acid sequence MKLAMQALIAVVGLITLGNTSVGEEFPVPPDTERAVATPMAPSDVIAKTKLPPGFRLSLVAAEPDVRNPIAMTFDERGRLWVAENFSWAGGGFGGFKADVRDRILIFEDADGDGTFEKRTVFWDQASKLTSIEVGDGGIWAICLPQLLFIPDKDGDDVPDGAPVVVLDGFVDGSSISHTPANGLKWGPDGWLYGRHGILGTSLVGKPGASDSQRFAINTGVWRYHPTREVAEPVMHGMTNSWGFDFDSHGEMFVINTVIGHLWQVIPSAHTERMFGIDINPHSYQLIKQVADHVHWDEGEGWSDVRKGVTDSTSEAGGGHAHIGLMIYQGDNWPDEYRDRIYTLNLHGRRLNTDLLKRDGAGYVATHGADFCFIEDPWYRGMELITGPDGSVFIADWSDTGECHDHDGVHYGSGRIYKLSYGDQQTLAAFDLKDKASAELVSLLAHRNTWWARQSRRLLTQRTATKAESTAIHHLLKERLRETSDPIARIRLLETIATTGAADEAWWISALATEDEYQRAAVLKFFVDLTTQAGKAPSSEALQTLENLAAKDPSGIVQLHLASSLQRLPVDLRWRIAERLAVRPEFAKDGRLPLMVWYGIEPAVPRDLAKAIALAEKSEMPLLTELIVRRVTQEIEREPTAVDRMLQLATAGKCSHGESVIRGIALGLSGWQKVAAPAHWGEAAKKFGQSSDEEIRTLVQNLSVVFGDGRAMDEIRAIVTDKERPTDARRSALRSLLVSPPADYGSTLVALLDEPGMTVDALKGLTHYDDPTIPAKILQRAGKFDAIARTEMIQTLVSRTDSARALLDAVEAKSISASEISAFQARQIASLEDETLTRDLTRLWGDLRVSAAEKRTQIDAYRAKLSPDVLSRADLTAGRVLFQNTCASCHVLFGQGTLLGPDLTGSNRKNLDYLLENVIDPSASVGADFRTVLVAMDDGRVLNGVISQMNERTITLQSPNETVTIDRQEIEEMKTSQVSLMPEGQLQKLSDDETRDLIAYLMSSVQAPLPSE; translated from the coding sequence ATGAAACTCGCAATGCAGGCGTTGATCGCCGTCGTAGGTCTTATCACGCTCGGCAATACGTCGGTCGGTGAAGAGTTTCCCGTCCCTCCGGATACCGAACGGGCGGTCGCAACACCGATGGCCCCCAGCGACGTAATCGCCAAGACGAAGTTGCCTCCGGGATTTCGCCTTTCGTTGGTTGCAGCGGAGCCCGATGTCCGCAACCCTATCGCGATGACATTCGACGAGCGAGGCAGGCTGTGGGTCGCCGAAAACTTCAGTTGGGCCGGGGGCGGATTTGGTGGGTTCAAAGCCGATGTGCGCGATCGGATCTTGATTTTTGAAGACGCCGATGGAGATGGGACGTTTGAGAAGCGGACCGTTTTTTGGGATCAGGCGAGCAAGTTGACCAGCATCGAAGTGGGAGACGGTGGAATCTGGGCGATCTGTCTTCCCCAGTTGCTATTCATACCTGACAAAGACGGGGACGACGTACCCGATGGCGCCCCGGTCGTTGTACTCGATGGTTTTGTCGACGGGAGCAGCATATCGCATACGCCTGCCAATGGACTGAAGTGGGGCCCCGATGGTTGGCTCTACGGACGGCATGGCATCTTAGGTACAAGTTTGGTCGGCAAACCAGGCGCGAGCGACTCCCAGCGATTTGCAATCAACACCGGAGTTTGGCGTTACCATCCGACGCGTGAGGTCGCCGAACCCGTCATGCACGGCATGACGAACTCGTGGGGATTTGACTTTGATTCGCATGGCGAGATGTTTGTCATCAACACGGTGATAGGGCATTTGTGGCAGGTAATCCCCAGTGCCCATACGGAACGGATGTTCGGTATCGACATCAATCCTCATTCGTACCAATTAATTAAGCAGGTCGCCGATCACGTTCATTGGGACGAAGGAGAAGGCTGGTCCGACGTTCGTAAAGGTGTCACCGACAGCACGAGCGAAGCGGGAGGTGGGCACGCCCATATCGGGCTGATGATCTATCAGGGAGATAATTGGCCGGATGAATATCGCGATCGTATCTACACGCTCAATTTGCATGGCCGGCGGCTCAACACCGACCTGCTCAAACGGGACGGCGCGGGGTACGTCGCGACGCACGGCGCCGACTTTTGCTTTATCGAAGATCCCTGGTACCGAGGAATGGAATTGATCACCGGTCCCGATGGTAGCGTCTTCATCGCCGACTGGAGTGATACCGGCGAATGCCACGATCACGATGGCGTTCACTACGGTAGCGGGCGCATCTACAAGTTGTCCTACGGCGATCAGCAAACGCTTGCGGCGTTCGATCTGAAAGATAAAGCTAGTGCTGAGTTGGTATCGCTTCTGGCGCATCGCAACACATGGTGGGCTCGGCAATCGCGGCGTCTGTTGACCCAGCGCACCGCAACAAAGGCCGAATCGACGGCAATTCATCACCTACTGAAAGAACGCCTGCGGGAGACCAGCGATCCCATAGCCCGAATTCGCCTACTAGAGACAATTGCGACGACCGGTGCGGCGGACGAAGCGTGGTGGATTTCGGCTTTAGCCACCGAAGATGAATACCAGCGGGCCGCCGTGCTCAAATTCTTTGTCGATCTGACAACGCAAGCAGGAAAAGCCCCTTCCAGCGAAGCATTGCAAACACTCGAGAATCTAGCAGCCAAAGATCCATCTGGGATCGTGCAGCTGCACCTGGCGTCTTCTCTACAGCGGCTGCCGGTCGATCTACGATGGAGGATCGCCGAGCGGTTGGCGGTTCGCCCGGAGTTCGCGAAGGATGGGCGATTGCCGCTTATGGTCTGGTATGGGATTGAGCCAGCGGTTCCACGAGACCTAGCGAAAGCGATCGCGCTCGCGGAAAAATCAGAGATGCCCTTATTGACCGAATTGATCGTGCGACGCGTAACGCAGGAAATCGAGCGCGAACCGACAGCTGTGGATCGCATGCTGCAATTAGCTACGGCTGGAAAATGCAGCCACGGAGAAAGTGTCATTCGCGGAATAGCCTTGGGGCTGAGCGGTTGGCAGAAAGTTGCGGCGCCCGCGCATTGGGGAGAGGCGGCGAAGAAGTTTGGGCAGTCATCAGATGAAGAGATTCGTACTCTGGTGCAAAACCTGAGTGTCGTGTTTGGGGATGGCCGCGCTATGGATGAGATCCGCGCGATCGTGACCGATAAAGAGCGACCGACCGATGCACGCCGATCGGCACTTCGTTCTCTGTTGGTAAGTCCACCGGCTGACTATGGCTCAACGTTAGTGGCTCTTTTGGACGAACCGGGTATGACGGTCGACGCCCTGAAGGGATTGACGCATTACGACGATCCTACGATTCCCGCGAAGATCCTGCAGCGGGCAGGTAAGTTCGATGCGATAGCTCGTACTGAAATGATTCAGACATTGGTGTCACGAACAGATTCCGCTCGAGCGCTGCTTGACGCGGTCGAGGCGAAGAGCATTTCAGCGAGCGAGATTTCTGCATTTCAAGCCAGACAGATCGCCTCACTGGAAGACGAAACGCTGACACGCGACTTGACACGACTCTGGGGAGACTTGCGAGTTAGTGCCGCCGAGAAGCGTACCCAGATCGATGCCTATCGCGCGAAGCTATCGCCTGACGTCTTATCGCGAGCCGATCTGACGGCAGGACGCGTGTTGTTTCAAAACACCTGCGCTAGTTGCCATGTATTGTTCGGGCAAGGGACCCTGCTGGGACCTGACCTGACCGGCTCTAATCGCAAGAATCTTGACTACCTTCTGGAGAATGTCATCGACCCAAGCGCGAGCGTTGGTGCCGATTTCCGGACCGTACTGGTAGCAATGGACGATGGTCGCGTCCTCAATGGCGTCATCAGCCAAATGAATGAGCGGACTATCACACTGCAATCGCCAAACGAGACAGTCACGATCGACCGACAAGAAATAGAGGAGATGAAAACGAGCCAAGTCTCGCTGATGCCGGAAGGTCAATTGCAAAAACTGAGCGATGACGAGACCCGTGACCTGATTGCTTACCTCATGTCAAGCGTTCAGGCTCCTTTGCCGTCGGAGTAA
- a CDS encoding SGNH/GDSL hydrolase family protein, producing the protein MLRTHVLALFISGLATSVTSAAEPAAHVALVGDWAIKVDVADGKNHPKVSALVAVDAPRLFTVTAERHASLPIYDPAGPQYRRGARLAALIAESLTAPDLLDPASVVVRSGPNETDETFVRGRDYEFENRWGGIGRVAGGRIAEGSPVFISYQHYLSRIDSIVLTGAGELEYRVGKPAAETPKAPQVIATERRLANVWIPGQIERLTKKNLFPIMETAYPKPAMTSLSPAEQKIPRALAKLRSGERLRILAWGDSVTEGAYLAQPEREHWQQQFVVRLRQRFPQAKIELVTEAWGGRTTGSYLAVPPGEPHNYQETVLGAKPDLAISEFVNDAGLNPEMVENRYGKLLTDFQGIDAEWIILTPHYVRPDWMGLDRQNDIDEDPRPYVKGLREFAARHPVALADASLRYGRLWRQGIPYNSLMVNCINHPGPEGLSIFADALMELFPQK; encoded by the coding sequence GTGCTTCGTACCCATGTGTTAGCGTTGTTTATCAGTGGGCTAGCGACATCAGTTACTTCAGCCGCGGAGCCTGCGGCCCACGTTGCCTTGGTTGGGGACTGGGCAATAAAAGTTGACGTCGCCGACGGTAAGAACCATCCGAAAGTGTCAGCGTTAGTCGCGGTCGATGCACCGCGGCTGTTTACGGTGACGGCCGAACGCCATGCGAGTTTGCCAATTTACGATCCCGCGGGGCCGCAGTATCGACGCGGGGCTCGCCTAGCGGCGTTGATCGCCGAATCGCTAACGGCTCCAGACTTGTTAGATCCGGCGAGCGTAGTCGTTCGTAGCGGGCCGAATGAGACGGACGAGACTTTTGTCCGTGGCCGCGATTATGAATTTGAAAATCGTTGGGGAGGGATCGGTCGCGTCGCCGGCGGGCGGATAGCCGAGGGGAGCCCGGTATTTATCAGTTATCAACATTACCTCTCGCGGATTGATTCGATCGTATTGACCGGCGCGGGGGAACTCGAATATCGAGTCGGCAAACCAGCGGCTGAGACTCCGAAGGCACCACAGGTCATCGCGACGGAACGTCGTTTGGCGAACGTTTGGATACCGGGCCAGATTGAGCGGCTGACCAAGAAGAATTTGTTTCCCATTATGGAGACCGCATATCCCAAGCCGGCGATGACCTCTCTTTCACCGGCGGAGCAGAAAATTCCGCGTGCACTGGCCAAGTTGCGATCCGGTGAACGGCTCCGCATATTGGCCTGGGGAGACAGCGTGACCGAAGGCGCCTACTTGGCCCAACCAGAGCGTGAGCACTGGCAACAGCAATTTGTCGTAAGGCTGCGGCAGCGTTTTCCCCAAGCCAAGATCGAACTGGTCACCGAAGCTTGGGGCGGTCGGACAACCGGTTCCTACCTGGCGGTTCCGCCGGGTGAGCCTCACAACTATCAGGAAACCGTATTAGGTGCCAAGCCGGACCTAGCAATCAGCGAGTTTGTGAACGACGCCGGTCTGAACCCCGAGATGGTTGAGAATCGATACGGCAAATTATTGACCGATTTTCAGGGAATTGACGCAGAGTGGATCATTCTGACACCTCACTATGTGCGACCAGACTGGATGGGCTTGGATCGACAGAATGACATCGATGAGGACCCACGTCCTTACGTGAAGGGGCTGCGTGAATTCGCAGCCAGGCATCCAGTAGCGCTTGCCGATGCGTCCCTCCGTTATGGACGACTATGGCGACAAGGGATTCCATACAACAGCCTCATGGTGAACTGCATCAATCATCCAGGACCCGAGGGGCTCAGCATCTTCGCCGACGCACTCATGGAGCTTTTTCCACAAAAGTAG
- a CDS encoding NHL domain-containing protein — MAIDDAGLIYGVEYLAPQRVFQIAPNGNLSFIAGAPGTEIKKGPERAREEADPLKATFTEMHDIVLGLKGSLYIADTHNYRVRKLDMATGQLSTVAGTGVKGFSGDGGPAVEAKLGGIFSISFGPDFKCLYLVDLANRRIRVVDMETGRIDTFAGNGENATPEEGALANQSSLKDPRAVLADRKGNVYILSRNGHSLAVVDAKGHIRTVVNASGKKGYSGDGGRAIEATLNGPKHLALDPKGRVIIADTENHVIRRYNPETGLLELLAGTPEKQGSALTDDPLRSQLARPHGVRVKDGWLYIADSYNNRVLRFPYK, encoded by the coding sequence GTGGCCATCGACGATGCCGGGCTGATCTATGGCGTCGAGTATTTGGCACCCCAACGCGTATTTCAGATTGCTCCAAATGGGAATCTAAGCTTCATCGCAGGCGCTCCTGGCACAGAGATAAAAAAAGGCCCCGAACGTGCACGGGAAGAGGCGGATCCGCTGAAGGCCACATTCACAGAGATGCATGACATCGTGCTCGGACTGAAAGGAAGCCTGTACATTGCCGATACCCACAACTACCGTGTGCGTAAACTGGACATGGCGACAGGCCAACTCTCGACAGTCGCGGGAACTGGCGTGAAAGGCTTTTCTGGCGACGGTGGTCCGGCGGTCGAGGCCAAATTGGGCGGCATCTTCTCGATCTCCTTCGGTCCGGATTTCAAATGCTTGTATCTGGTCGATCTGGCAAACCGTCGAATCCGTGTCGTGGACATGGAAACAGGTCGAATCGACACCTTTGCCGGCAATGGCGAGAACGCCACACCTGAGGAAGGCGCGCTGGCAAACCAGTCCTCGCTCAAGGACCCACGAGCCGTGTTGGCCGATCGCAAGGGCAATGTCTACATCCTCTCGCGAAACGGGCACTCACTTGCCGTGGTGGATGCGAAGGGGCACATCCGTACCGTAGTGAATGCGTCCGGAAAGAAAGGCTATTCCGGAGACGGTGGTCGAGCGATCGAGGCGACGCTGAACGGCCCGAAACATCTGGCGCTTGACCCGAAGGGTCGCGTGATCATCGCAGATACAGAGAATCACGTGATTCGCCGCTACAATCCAGAGACCGGATTGCTTGAATTACTGGCGGGAACTCCTGAGAAACAAGGGTCTGCCCTCACGGATGATCCATTGAGATCACAACTAGCGCGACCCCACGGCGTAAGGGTGAAGGATGGCTGGCTCTATATCGCCGACAGCTACAACAACCGTGTTCTTCGGTTTCCTTACAAGTAA
- a CDS encoding sulfatase: MIHARYRYARLLFVVSFTLLPAFTARLAKSAETDRAPNIVLFLVDDMGWMDSTPYGSQYYETPNMQGLAQQSMRFTDAYALPLCSPTRASILSGQYSSRHGVTSASGHQPAAPQDASPYPDKAPPNRKFIYASSQNYLDLDLPTLAEVLQKAGYRTGHFGKWHLGLSQEHWPDKHGFDIAFHAQPSPGPPSYFSPYGVHKDGSPSGRHHVGTITDGPDGEYITDRLTDEAIKFVEANKDRPFFLNFWHYGVHGPWGHKEEYTAEYAKKTDPRGQQRNPIMASMLKSVDESLGRLMNRLDELGLADNTLFIFYSDNGGNVHSRTYDDSKIAKVKEGHPQFEAIQDWRKWAGGEPPTNNAPLREGKGRIYEGGQRVPLMVRWPGRIEPGTISDAIMGPIDLYPTILDAVGLEKPRNHIIDGESLMPVLKQTGNFKREAYFTWFPHLVPAVSVRQGDWKLIRRFESHPSYPELYELYNLREDIGEKHNLATQMPEKVKRLDSLIDQFVKDTHARYPKPNPAYTATTKTADVTDGLVARSCKLVETGGAIQVVGDGRLPFLGTARVKLSGPLKVTLIARSESGGKGRIHWKTNGQDDFSKTGQSVDYELPSGESWQKVIVELPVKGQTQVVRLYLPADISPVQIRSIRFQDAQGREKAWDFSEVSP; the protein is encoded by the coding sequence ATGATTCATGCACGATACCGTTATGCCCGACTCCTCTTTGTCGTATCTTTCACCTTGCTCCCAGCGTTCACAGCTCGACTGGCAAAATCGGCGGAAACTGATCGCGCGCCCAACATCGTGCTCTTTCTCGTGGACGACATGGGATGGATGGATAGTACTCCCTACGGTTCGCAATACTACGAGACTCCCAACATGCAAGGACTGGCCCAGCAGTCTATGCGATTTACGGATGCTTACGCGTTACCGCTCTGCTCGCCCACGCGAGCCTCAATTCTCAGTGGTCAATACTCATCGAGACATGGCGTGACGTCCGCGAGTGGACATCAGCCTGCAGCCCCGCAGGATGCTTCTCCGTATCCCGATAAAGCGCCACCGAACAGAAAATTCATCTACGCCAGTAGCCAGAATTACCTCGACCTCGATCTGCCCACACTTGCCGAAGTGTTGCAGAAGGCCGGCTATCGAACGGGCCACTTCGGCAAGTGGCACCTAGGCTTGAGTCAGGAGCATTGGCCGGACAAGCACGGCTTTGATATCGCCTTTCACGCTCAGCCGAGTCCCGGCCCGCCAAGCTATTTCTCGCCCTACGGAGTTCATAAAGATGGCAGTCCTTCCGGGCGGCATCATGTGGGGACGATCACTGACGGTCCGGATGGAGAGTACATCACCGATCGTCTAACGGACGAAGCAATCAAGTTTGTCGAGGCGAACAAGGACCGACCATTCTTCCTCAATTTCTGGCACTATGGCGTGCACGGTCCCTGGGGTCACAAGGAAGAGTATACCGCGGAGTATGCGAAGAAGACCGATCCCCGCGGCCAGCAGCGCAATCCAATCATGGCGTCCATGCTCAAGAGCGTGGACGAGAGTCTTGGTCGGTTGATGAATCGTCTGGATGAACTGGGCTTGGCGGACAACACGCTGTTCATTTTTTATTCGGACAACGGCGGCAACGTCCACAGTCGTACCTACGACGATAGCAAGATCGCGAAAGTCAAAGAAGGTCATCCGCAGTTCGAGGCAATTCAGGACTGGCGAAAATGGGCTGGGGGCGAACCGCCGACAAACAATGCTCCGCTTCGAGAAGGAAAGGGACGCATCTACGAGGGCGGCCAACGAGTTCCGTTGATGGTTCGCTGGCCAGGTCGAATCGAACCGGGCACCATCAGTGATGCAATCATGGGGCCAATCGATCTTTACCCAACTATTCTGGATGCGGTCGGTCTAGAGAAACCCCGCAATCACATCATCGATGGGGAATCTTTAATGCCGGTTCTCAAGCAAACCGGCAACTTTAAGCGTGAAGCCTATTTTACTTGGTTCCCACATTTGGTGCCTGCTGTGTCGGTTAGGCAAGGCGATTGGAAGCTAATTCGCCGCTTCGAGTCACATCCGAGCTATCCCGAATTGTACGAGCTTTACAACCTCAGGGAGGACATCGGTGAAAAACACAATCTTGCCACGCAGATGCCTGAAAAAGTCAAGCGGCTCGATTCCCTCATCGACCAGTTTGTCAAAGACACCCACGCGCGGTACCCAAAACCAAACCCAGCCTACACTGCGACAACCAAGACGGCCGACGTGACCGATGGACTTGTAGCACGGAGCTGTAAGCTCGTCGAAACTGGTGGCGCGATTCAAGTGGTGGGAGATGGACGGCTGCCGTTTCTCGGCACGGCTCGAGTCAAGCTAAGCGGTCCGCTCAAGGTGACTCTGATCGCTCGAAGCGAGTCGGGCGGCAAGGGACGCATCCATTGGAAAACCAATGGGCAAGATGACTTTTCGAAGACAGGTCAGAGCGTCGACTACGAGCTCCCCTCAGGAGAATCGTGGCAGAAGGTCATCGTCGAGCTTCCAGTCAAAGGCCAAACGCAGGTCGTGCGGTTGTACCTACCAGCGGATATATCACCCGTGCAAATTCGTTCGATACGTTTCCAAGATGCTCAAGGTCGTGAGAAGGCATGGGATTTTTCCGAGGTATCGCCATGA
- a CDS encoding DUF1501 domain-containing protein: protein MESTYQTDRRNFLWTIGGGLGGIAMTQMMARDADAETSPAVAEGLHHAPKARRIIQLFMTGGASPMDTFDYKPELEKLHGQKLGPSEKPEGFTAAPGALMKSPFKFKQYGESGRWVSNVFPHQAKWVDEMAFLMAMASKTNVHGPGTYMMNSGFLLPGFPCMGAWISYALGNLTDNLPTFVVLPDAKGLPYNQRGPFSSGFLPAIHQGTVINAASPQPVPNLFAKEAYKFATSSADRDGLHLLDQINNAHAARRSNDTRLDARIKSYELAAKMQLSAPEAFDLSLETKQTHQAYGLDQSVTQDFGRRCLLARRLIERGTRFVQVWSGPQGATGNWDNHSSIPKELPPIAQSVDQPIAALIGDLKARGLLEDTLLIWTTEFGRTPFAQGGDGRDHNGGSFVTWLVGAGVKAGVAHGKSDDWGYKAEEGKTYCYDFHATVLHLLGIDHTRLTFRQNGIDRRLTDVHGHVVHEILQ, encoded by the coding sequence ATGGAATCAACATATCAAACCGATCGACGCAATTTCCTTTGGACTATTGGAGGAGGTCTGGGCGGTATCGCTATGACGCAGATGATGGCCCGCGATGCCGACGCCGAGACGTCGCCGGCGGTAGCCGAAGGGCTGCACCATGCACCGAAAGCCCGACGGATCATTCAACTGTTCATGACGGGCGGTGCCAGCCCAATGGATACGTTTGATTACAAACCGGAGCTAGAGAAACTGCACGGTCAGAAGCTTGGTCCATCGGAAAAGCCGGAAGGCTTCACCGCTGCCCCAGGCGCGCTGATGAAGAGTCCCTTCAAATTCAAGCAGTACGGCGAAAGCGGACGCTGGGTAAGCAATGTGTTTCCGCATCAGGCGAAATGGGTCGACGAGATGGCGTTTCTCATGGCGATGGCCTCGAAGACCAACGTTCACGGGCCTGGTACTTACATGATGAACTCCGGCTTTCTGTTGCCTGGTTTTCCGTGCATGGGGGCGTGGATCTCATACGCGCTGGGTAATCTCACCGATAACCTACCTACGTTCGTTGTTCTGCCCGATGCCAAAGGATTGCCCTACAACCAGCGAGGGCCGTTCTCTTCTGGTTTTCTACCGGCGATTCACCAAGGCACCGTCATCAATGCCGCTTCGCCGCAGCCGGTTCCTAATCTTTTCGCCAAAGAAGCGTACAAATTCGCGACCAGCTCGGCCGATCGCGATGGTTTGCACTTATTGGATCAAATCAATAATGCGCACGCCGCACGAAGGTCGAACGACACGCGGCTCGATGCGCGGATCAAGTCTTACGAGTTGGCTGCAAAGATGCAGCTCTCTGCGCCGGAGGCGTTCGACCTTTCGCTGGAAACCAAACAGACCCACCAGGCATATGGTCTGGATCAAAGCGTCACCCAGGATTTCGGTCGACGCTGTTTGCTTGCTCGTCGGCTAATCGAACGTGGCACGCGGTTCGTTCAGGTTTGGAGTGGTCCGCAAGGTGCAACCGGCAACTGGGACAATCATAGCAGTATCCCGAAAGAACTTCCGCCGATCGCTCAGAGCGTCGATCAACCGATCGCCGCCCTGATTGGCGATCTGAAGGCCCGGGGATTGTTGGAAGATACCTTGCTGATCTGGACGACCGAGTTCGGACGAACTCCTTTTGCCCAGGGTGGCGATGGCCGCGATCATAACGGCGGTAGCTTTGTTACCTGGTTAGTGGGGGCCGGGGTTAAAGCCGGGGTGGCTCATGGCAAGAGTGACGATTGGGGGTACAAGGCCGAAGAAGGCAAGACCTACTGTTACGACTTCCATGCAACCGTTTTGCACCTGCTAGGTATCGACCATACCCGGCTGACGTTCCGGCAGAATGGAATCGATCGCCGACTCACGGACGTTCATGGCCATGTCGTCCACGAGATCTTGCAATAG